The Vigna unguiculata cultivar IT97K-499-35 chromosome 1, ASM411807v1, whole genome shotgun sequence nucleotide sequence aggaTAGGAGTCCAGATTATCATATAATTTCCAGATACCAACTGTTTCTAAATCACCTTGAAAACTGTGAAGAATGAGAAGCTGCCAATAAAGGACCTCGCTGCCATTCTTTTTTGCTCTGACATCTCTTTGCACAATTCTTGAGCGATTTCTCTCAGTAAAACAAGTTGCGCTTTATCAGTGCGCATGGAAATGATTGCCTGCCTCATTGATTCCCTATCAGCCTCAAGTGCTTGAAGCCTCATGTAAAGCTTCTTTACATGTGGATCTTCAAAATCTGCATTATAAACAGATCCCCTTGGAGTGCTTGCATAATCATCGCAAACACTAAATCCAGTTTTGAACTCGGAGTCAATTGTATAGACTTTATCAATCATATCATCACCAGCTTCCGATACATTATCCATCTTCTTCAAGTTGGGAAGGTCCCCCGATTGTGAGGGACAATCCATCTTCCTAAAGCTAGGGGAATCCATCATATACTCCGGACACAATGAAGATGAATCACAAGAAAATTTCCTGGAATGTTTAGTCCATCTTGGAGACTGTCCAACTATCACCttctcaaaaatattttttccaccGAATTCCCCATCCACCTGACTATAAGTGGGGCTTCTCTCCATTTGAGATATCCTACTTTCTAAGTTCCTCAATCTGTCCTTAGGAGTTTCGCCAAAAGCATATTTATCAATATCTATGTCATCATTGTCTGTATCAGCACAAGTATGCATTGCCTTACATCTCAAAGGAGGATACTCGTAAGGGGGAAATTCATCCTGATCACCTTCTGCCTCGGACTCAGTGAGGCCAAAACTCATCAACCTATGCTTATAAGCCTGCACCTCGCAGGTGAGCGAGTAAAT carries:
- the LOC114192916 gene encoding myosin-binding protein 7-like yields the protein MDLESSGDSVTCCKHCGCECSDCSMAAQSLRNWSRSVKRKHMELDRRGQISDPGPACDPVARVEIGNECEALRQAVSSQQQSIQDLYAELEEERSAASSAANETMSMILRLQREKAELQMEARQFKRFVEERTVYDQQEVLFLEDMLYKKEQAIYSLTCEVQAYKHRLMSFGLTESEAEGDQDEFPPYEYPPLRCKAMHTCADTDNDDIDIDKYAFGETPKDRLRNLESRISQMERSPTYSQVDGEFGGKNIFEKVIVGQSPRWTKHSRKFSCDSSSLCPEYMMDSPSFRKMDCPSQSGDLPNLKKMDNVSEAGDDMIDKVYTIDSEFKTGFSVCDDYASTPRGSVYNADFEDPHVKKLYMRLQALEADRESMRQAIISMRTDKAQLVLLREIAQELCKEMSEQKRMAARSFIGSFSFFTVFKWIASIVFWRKEAHKIKYMFGLPSDNEGLLMLLDKGQGPHVRSWRYLQSTQMGE